One segment of Streptomyces sp. TG1A-8 DNA contains the following:
- a CDS encoding Tn3 family transposase, with protein MRQEVHEGLQVVENRNSANKDLFYGKDGDLAGADKESQEVGMFALHLLQSALVHVNTLPVQEVLADPKWADELTDADRRPLSPLFWTHVNPYGRFELDMDSRLDLDLSVRAAVPGPRTPQGEATAAQG; from the coding sequence ATGCGCCAGGAGGTCCACGAGGGGTTGCAGGTGGTGGAGAACCGGAACTCCGCGAACAAGGATCTCTTCTACGGCAAGGACGGCGACCTGGCCGGTGCGGACAAGGAGTCCCAGGAGGTCGGCATGTTCGCGCTGCACCTGCTCCAGTCCGCGCTGGTGCACGTCAACACGCTGCCGGTGCAGGAGGTCCTGGCCGATCCGAAGTGGGCGGACGAGCTCACCGACGCGGACCGGCGGCCCCTGTCGCCGCTGTTCTGGACCCATGTGAACCCGTACGGCCGGTTCGAGCTGGACATGGACAGCCGTCTCGATCTGGACCTGTCCGTCCGGGCGGCGGTGCCCGGCCCGCGCACCCCGCAGGGGGAGGCGACCGCCGCCCAGGGGTGA
- a CDS encoding TVP38/TMEM64 family protein, protein MLDAHNRSGGTATASPRATATELAVPAPVPVPSLPRAGLATRCTRALLSPYARLSLLLALLAGAAAGVLLFEPQRLLTHGWPPQLGGAAAALAFAVAYGLCTVAFVPRPLLNLAAGALFGSQLGLAVALAGTVLGAGVAFGLGRLLGQEALRPLLRGRWLKAADGQLSRHGFRSMLAARLFPGVPFWAANYCAAVSRMGWLPFLLATAVGSIPNTAAYAVAGARASAPTSPAFLVAMACIALPALAGTAVAWRKRHHLRGR, encoded by the coding sequence ATGCTCGATGCCCACAACCGCTCTGGGGGCACCGCCACGGCCTCTCCCCGGGCCACCGCCACGGAACTCGCCGTCCCCGCGCCCGTTCCCGTCCCGTCCCTGCCGCGCGCGGGGCTGGCCACCCGCTGCACGCGGGCGCTGCTGTCGCCGTACGCGCGGCTGTCCCTGCTGCTCGCGCTGCTCGCGGGAGCGGCGGCCGGTGTGCTGCTGTTCGAACCGCAGCGGCTCCTCACCCACGGCTGGCCACCGCAGCTCGGCGGCGCGGCGGCGGCGCTGGCGTTCGCGGTGGCCTACGGCCTGTGCACGGTGGCCTTCGTGCCGCGTCCGCTGCTGAACCTGGCGGCGGGTGCCCTGTTCGGCTCCCAGCTGGGTCTGGCGGTGGCGCTGGCGGGCACGGTGCTGGGAGCCGGGGTGGCCTTCGGGCTCGGCCGGCTGCTGGGCCAGGAGGCGCTGCGCCCGCTGCTGCGCGGCCGCTGGCTGAAGGCGGCGGACGGGCAGCTCAGCCGGCACGGATTCCGTTCGATGCTGGCGGCCCGGCTGTTCCCGGGCGTGCCGTTCTGGGCGGCGAACTACTGCGCCGCCGTCTCCCGCATGGGCTGGCTGCCGTTCCTGCTGGCCACCGCGGTCGGCTCGATCCCCAACACCGCCGCCTACGCCGTCGCCGGCGCCCGCGCCTCCGCCCCGACCTCCCCGGCCTTCCTGGTCGCGATGGCCTGCATCGCCCTGCCGGCGCTGGCGGGCACGGCGGTGGCCTGGCGCAAGCGCCACCACCTGCGCGGCCGGTGA
- the ung gene encoding uracil-DNA glycosylase, whose product MTDIAMLPESWRGVLGDELQQPYFRELTEFVEEERAKGPVYPPREEVFAALEATPYEKVKVLILGQDPYHGEGQGHGLCFSVRPGVKTPPSLRNIYKEMHAELGLPIPDNGYLMPWAEQGVLLLNAVLTVRGGEANSHKGRGWERFTDAVIRAVASRPDPAVFVLWGNYAQKKLPLIDGTRHAVVKGAHPSPLSAKKFFGSRPFTQINEAIARQGHDPVDWRIPDLG is encoded by the coding sequence GTGACCGACATCGCCATGCTGCCCGAGTCCTGGCGCGGGGTTCTGGGCGACGAACTCCAGCAGCCCTATTTCAGGGAGCTGACCGAGTTCGTCGAGGAGGAGCGGGCGAAGGGTCCTGTCTACCCGCCGCGCGAGGAGGTCTTCGCCGCGCTGGAGGCGACGCCCTACGAGAAGGTCAAGGTCCTGATCCTCGGCCAGGACCCGTACCACGGCGAGGGTCAGGGCCACGGCCTGTGCTTCTCCGTCCGTCCGGGAGTGAAGACGCCGCCCTCCCTGCGGAACATCTACAAGGAGATGCACGCGGAGCTGGGCCTGCCGATCCCGGACAACGGCTACCTGATGCCCTGGGCCGAGCAGGGCGTGCTGCTGCTCAACGCGGTGCTCACCGTCCGGGGCGGCGAGGCCAACTCGCACAAGGGCCGGGGCTGGGAGAGGTTCACGGACGCGGTGATCCGCGCGGTGGCCTCCCGCCCCGACCCGGCGGTCTTCGTGCTGTGGGGCAACTACGCGCAGAAGAAGCTCCCGCTGATCGACGGGACCCGGCACGCCGTGGTCAAGGGCGCCCACCCCTCGCCCCTGTCCGCGAAGAAGTTCTTCGGTTCCCGCCCGTTCACCCAGATCAACGAGGCGATCGCCCGCCAGGGGCACGACCCGGTCGACTGGCGGATCCCCGACCTGGGCTGA
- a CDS encoding SDR family NAD(P)-dependent oxidoreductase, which yields MDLGLTDKVAIVGGGSDGLGFAIADRLLNEGAFVTILGRRAEKAAAAAEELSRRHGENKVLGLAADCSNADDIGRVTASTVARFGAPNRATLAAHHGRSCQRPSAGRRSALSYGPGGMWRVAVS from the coding sequence ATGGACCTTGGACTGACAGACAAGGTAGCCATCGTCGGCGGCGGAAGCGACGGGTTGGGCTTCGCGATCGCCGATCGATTGCTCAACGAAGGCGCCTTCGTGACGATCCTCGGACGACGTGCGGAGAAGGCCGCCGCGGCCGCTGAAGAACTTTCTCGCAGGCACGGAGAGAACAAGGTCCTGGGGCTGGCCGCCGACTGTTCGAATGCGGACGACATCGGCCGGGTCACGGCTTCGACGGTCGCTCGGTTCGGAGCTCCGAACCGAGCGACGTTGGCCGCCCATCACGGCCGCTCCTGTCAGAGGCCATCCGCGGGAAGGCGAAGCGCGCTGTCGTACGGGCCGGGCGGGATGTGGAGGGTGGCGGTGTCGTAG
- a CDS encoding aldo/keto reductase, which translates to MTKLRTLGSSDLLVSPLCLGGNVFGWTADKTQSFAVLDAYLAAGGNFIDTSDSYMNYFAGNEPGQSESIIGDWLAARRNRDDVVVATKVGDHPEYMGLAPANIKAAAEESLRRLRTDHIDLYYTHFDRDESIPVDEIITALDDLVKAGKVRAIATSNISPERLSASLAFSDREGLARYVALQPQYNLVSRDTYEGARREVVQREGLACVPYFALASGFLTGKYRPGKSIENVRNVPGLAGGYADTERGVKVLDALEQIATARGVEMATVALAWLAQQPTVTALIASARTVEQLPALFAAQDLHLSDTELQTLTTASS; encoded by the coding sequence GTGACTAAACTTCGCACCCTCGGCTCGTCCGACCTCCTCGTTTCCCCCCTCTGCCTGGGAGGCAACGTCTTCGGCTGGACCGCCGACAAGACCCAGTCGTTTGCAGTGCTCGACGCCTACCTCGCCGCCGGCGGCAATTTCATCGACACCTCCGACTCGTATATGAATTACTTCGCTGGCAACGAGCCGGGACAGTCCGAGAGCATCATCGGCGACTGGCTCGCCGCCCGCCGCAACCGCGACGACGTGGTCGTCGCCACCAAGGTTGGTGACCACCCGGAGTACATGGGCCTTGCGCCTGCCAACATCAAGGCCGCTGCCGAGGAGTCCCTGCGGCGACTGCGTACCGACCACATCGATCTCTACTACACCCATTTCGACCGGGACGAGTCCATCCCCGTGGACGAGATCATCACGGCTCTCGACGATCTCGTAAAGGCCGGCAAGGTGCGTGCCATCGCGACCTCCAACATCAGCCCCGAACGGCTGTCTGCATCGCTGGCCTTCTCCGATCGCGAAGGGCTGGCCCGCTACGTGGCTCTGCAGCCGCAGTACAACCTCGTCTCACGCGATACCTACGAGGGTGCGCGGCGGGAGGTCGTGCAGCGCGAAGGGCTGGCCTGCGTTCCGTACTTCGCACTGGCCTCCGGCTTCCTCACCGGCAAGTACCGTCCCGGGAAGAGTATCGAGAACGTGCGCAACGTTCCCGGACTCGCCGGTGGCTACGCGGACACTGAACGCGGCGTGAAGGTGCTCGACGCGTTGGAGCAGATCGCGACGGCGCGGGGGGTAGAGATGGCCACTGTGGCGCTGGCCTGGCTCGCGCAGCAGCCGACCGTGACCGCGCTGATCGCCTCCGCACGCACCGTCGAGCAGCTGCCGGCGCTCTTCGCCGCGCAGGACCTGCATCTGTCGGACACCGAGCTGCAGACTTTGACGACCGCCTCGTCCTGA
- a CDS encoding ABC transporter substrate-binding protein: MFNRNRFLRRVAAVASLSLVAGCSLLSNGDPDSESPIVVGTTSAPSTLDPAAAWDGSWELFRNIYQTLLAYPNGATTPQPDAAESCRFTDSTSRTYRCTLRAGMKFADGDPLDAEAVRHSIDRIRTIDAPSGPAGLLDSLDRVDTAGDRDVVFHLDHPDATFPFVLATPAMSIVDPDDYPADSLRKDGEVFGSGPYRLQSYQEGKQAVLVRNGNYKGFAKRRNDAVTIRYFQDSRAMVEALRDKRIDVTYRGLAANDIIALQQHGTTDLQLVDGSGTDISYLVFNPEDPWAGQPAVRKAVAQVVDRAAIAHKVYKDTVDPLYSMVPKGLTGHTTAFFDDFGDPSVSKAREILRGAGITRPVPLTLWYTTDRYGSETAEMFRELERQLDDSGLFTVALKSRPWKTYVVGYQKGEYPVFGRGWFPDFPDADNFIAPFVGEHNALGTPYPAKEITSVLLPHARAESDRAKVMKDLESAQRIMVDDARLIPLWQGRQYVAASDDISGGEQALDPSTIMTMWELHRKTSW; encoded by the coding sequence GTGTTCAACCGGAACCGATTCCTGCGAAGAGTCGCGGCGGTCGCGTCCCTCTCCCTGGTGGCCGGATGCAGTCTGCTCTCCAACGGCGATCCGGACAGCGAGAGTCCGATCGTCGTGGGGACCACCAGCGCTCCCAGCACCCTGGACCCGGCCGCCGCCTGGGACGGTTCCTGGGAACTGTTCCGCAACATCTACCAGACGCTCCTCGCCTACCCGAACGGCGCCACCACCCCCCAGCCCGACGCCGCCGAGAGCTGCCGGTTCACCGACTCCACCAGTCGCACCTACCGCTGCACGCTGCGCGCGGGCATGAAGTTCGCCGACGGCGACCCGCTGGACGCCGAGGCCGTCCGGCACTCCATCGACCGGATCCGCACCATCGACGCCCCCAGCGGCCCCGCCGGGCTGCTCGACAGCCTGGACCGCGTGGACACGGCCGGTGACCGCGACGTCGTCTTCCACCTCGACCACCCCGACGCCACCTTCCCGTTCGTGCTGGCCACCCCGGCGATGTCCATCGTCGACCCCGACGACTACCCGGCCGACTCCCTGCGCAAGGACGGCGAGGTCTTCGGCTCCGGACCGTACCGACTCCAGTCGTACCAGGAGGGCAAGCAGGCCGTCCTCGTCCGCAACGGCAACTACAAGGGGTTCGCCAAGCGCCGCAACGACGCGGTGACCATCCGCTACTTCCAGGACTCCCGCGCCATGGTCGAGGCGCTGCGCGACAAGCGGATCGACGTCACCTACCGGGGCCTGGCCGCGAACGACATCATCGCCCTGCAGCAGCACGGCACCACCGACCTGCAGCTCGTCGACGGCTCCGGCACGGACATCAGCTACCTGGTGTTCAACCCCGAGGACCCCTGGGCCGGGCAGCCCGCCGTGCGCAAGGCCGTCGCCCAGGTCGTGGACCGGGCAGCCATCGCGCACAAGGTCTACAAGGACACCGTGGACCCGCTGTACTCCATGGTCCCCAAGGGCCTGACCGGGCACACCACCGCCTTCTTCGACGACTTCGGCGACCCGAGCGTCTCCAAGGCGCGCGAAATCCTCAGGGGCGCGGGCATCACCCGGCCGGTCCCGCTCACCCTCTGGTACACCACCGACCGCTACGGCTCCGAGACCGCCGAGATGTTCCGGGAGCTCGAGCGGCAGCTGGACGACTCCGGCCTGTTCACGGTCGCCCTCAAAAGCCGCCCCTGGAAGACCTACGTGGTCGGCTACCAGAAGGGCGAGTACCCGGTGTTCGGCCGCGGCTGGTTCCCGGACTTCCCCGACGCGGACAACTTCATCGCCCCGTTCGTCGGCGAGCACAACGCCCTCGGTACGCCCTACCCGGCCAAGGAGATCACCTCGGTGCTGCTGCCGCACGCGCGCGCCGAGAGCGACCGCGCCAAGGTGATGAAGGACCTGGAGTCGGCCCAGCGCATCATGGTGGACGACGCCCGGCTCATCCCGCTGTGGCAGGGCCGGCAGTACGTGGCGGCCAGCGACGACATCTCCGGTGGCGAACAGGCCCTCGACCCGTCCACGATCATGACGATGTGGGAGCTGCACCGCAAGACCAGCTGGTGA
- the lnt gene encoding apolipoprotein N-acyltransferase: MRTIDRWLTSPWRRSCAAALAGALPVFAFPAPSLWWFAYLALVPWILLARAAPTGRRAAYDGWCGGFGFMVAVHHWLLPSLHVFIFLIAGLLGVLWAPWGWLVRRFLSGVPTPGRGAAALLVLPSAWLMVELVRSWQGLGGPWGMLGSSQWQVGPALRLASVGGVWLLSFLVVVVNVAAAVLVSVRGARVPAVASLVATAAAASAAWAWAPRPEVDGRVRVAVVQPGIVDGRDGAGRRFDREERLTRRLAGQGVDLVVWGESSVGFDLDDRPDLARRLAALSRRTGADVLVNVDARRSDRPGIYKSSVLVGPNGPTGDRYDKMRLVPFGEYIPARSLLGWATSVGRAAGEDRRHGTGQVVMDVGHGLRVGPLVCFETAFPDMSRHLAEDGADVLLGQSSTSSFQSSWAPAQHASLAALRAAETGRPMVHATLTGVSAVYGPDGRRLGPWLGTGADAARVYDVPLAHGTTPYARHGDWPVHGAVLVLAALGAAEGVRTLRLRRAGPRRPVSPARTVRESPARPGR, encoded by the coding sequence ATGAGGACGATCGACCGCTGGCTGACCTCCCCCTGGCGCCGCTCCTGCGCCGCCGCCCTCGCGGGTGCCCTGCCCGTCTTCGCGTTCCCGGCGCCCTCGCTGTGGTGGTTCGCGTACCTCGCCCTGGTCCCGTGGATCCTGCTGGCCCGCGCGGCGCCGACCGGACGGCGGGCGGCGTACGACGGCTGGTGCGGCGGCTTCGGCTTCATGGTGGCCGTGCACCACTGGCTGCTGCCCAGCCTGCACGTGTTCATCTTCCTGATAGCCGGGCTGCTGGGCGTGCTGTGGGCGCCCTGGGGCTGGCTGGTGCGCCGGTTCCTGAGCGGGGTGCCGACGCCGGGGCGCGGCGCGGCCGCGCTGCTGGTGCTGCCGTCGGCCTGGCTGATGGTCGAGCTGGTCCGGTCCTGGCAGGGGCTCGGCGGGCCCTGGGGCATGCTCGGCTCCAGCCAGTGGCAGGTGGGCCCGGCACTGCGGCTGGCGTCGGTGGGCGGCGTGTGGCTGCTCAGCTTCCTGGTGGTGGTGGTGAACGTGGCGGCGGCGGTGCTGGTGTCCGTGCGCGGGGCCCGCGTGCCCGCGGTGGCCTCACTGGTCGCCACTGCCGCAGCGGCCTCGGCCGCGTGGGCGTGGGCGCCGCGCCCGGAGGTCGACGGGCGGGTGCGCGTCGCCGTCGTCCAGCCGGGGATCGTGGACGGGCGGGACGGTGCGGGGAGGCGGTTCGACCGCGAGGAACGGCTGACCCGGCGGCTGGCCGGCCAGGGCGTCGACCTGGTCGTGTGGGGCGAGTCCAGCGTGGGCTTCGACCTCGACGACCGGCCCGACCTGGCCCGGCGGCTCGCCGCGCTCTCCCGGCGGACCGGTGCCGACGTGCTGGTCAACGTGGACGCCCGCCGCTCCGACCGGCCCGGCATCTACAAGAGCTCGGTGCTCGTCGGCCCGAACGGCCCGACCGGTGACCGCTACGACAAGATGCGGCTCGTCCCGTTCGGCGAGTACATACCGGCCCGTTCGCTCCTCGGCTGGGCCACCTCCGTCGGCCGTGCCGCCGGGGAGGACCGACGGCACGGCACCGGGCAGGTCGTGATGGACGTGGGGCACGGACTGCGGGTCGGCCCGCTGGTGTGCTTCGAGACCGCGTTCCCGGACATGAGCCGCCACCTCGCCGAGGACGGCGCGGACGTGCTCCTCGGCCAGTCCTCCACCTCGTCCTTCCAGAGCAGCTGGGCACCCGCGCAGCACGCCTCGCTGGCCGCGCTGCGCGCCGCCGAGACCGGCCGCCCCATGGTCCACGCGACCCTGACCGGCGTCTCGGCCGTCTACGGCCCGGACGGCCGGCGCCTTGGCCCGTGGCTCGGCACCGGCGCGGACGCCGCACGCGTGTACGACGTGCCGCTCGCACACGGCACCACCCCGTACGCCCGCCACGGCGACTGGCCGGTGCACGGCGCCGTGCTGGTGCTGGCCGCCCTGGGCGCGGCCGAGGGCGTGCGGACGCTCAGGCTGCGCCGGGCCGGTCCACGACGGCCCGTATCACCCGCTCGCACAGTTCGTGAGTCGCCAGCGCGTCCCGGGCGCTGA
- a CDS encoding DedA family protein — translation MHVQEWLDTVPAAAVYALVALVIGLESLGIPLPGEIVLVSAALMSSQHSGVNPVVLGLCATAGAVIGDSIGYAIGRKGGRPLLAWLGGRFPRHFGEGHVAAAERSFEKWGMWAVFFGRFVALLRIFAGPLAGVLHMPYWKFLIANVLGGVCWAGGTTAVVYYVGIVAEGWLKRFSYLGLAAAVLIGLSSVLVLRRRARNAQPVEREAEPVGAGD, via the coding sequence GTGCACGTCCAGGAATGGCTCGACACGGTGCCCGCGGCCGCCGTCTACGCCCTGGTGGCCCTGGTGATCGGTCTGGAGAGCCTGGGCATCCCGCTGCCGGGCGAGATCGTCCTGGTCTCGGCCGCGCTCATGTCCTCGCAGCACTCCGGCGTCAACCCGGTCGTCCTCGGCCTGTGCGCGACCGCCGGCGCCGTGATCGGCGACTCCATCGGCTACGCGATCGGCCGCAAGGGCGGACGTCCGCTCCTGGCCTGGCTGGGCGGGAGGTTCCCGCGGCACTTCGGCGAGGGCCACGTCGCCGCCGCCGAGCGCTCCTTCGAGAAGTGGGGCATGTGGGCCGTCTTCTTCGGCCGCTTCGTCGCCCTCCTGCGCATCTTCGCCGGCCCCCTCGCGGGGGTGCTCCACATGCCGTACTGGAAGTTCCTCATCGCCAACGTCCTCGGCGGCGTCTGCTGGGCGGGCGGCACCACGGCCGTCGTCTACTACGTCGGCATCGTCGCCGAGGGCTGGCTGAAGCGGTTCTCCTACCTGGGCCTGGCGGCGGCGGTCCTGATCGGGCTGTCCTCCGTGCTGGTCCTCAGGCGCAGGGCGAGGAACGCTCAGCCGGTGGAGCGGGAGGCGGAGCCCGTGGGCGCCGGGGACTGA
- a CDS encoding DUF4291 domain-containing protein encodes MNERPVEPEPKFRVRARHTESTVTVYQAYRPGIGGPAARTGRFPSSWKRERMTWIKPSFLWMMYRCGWGTKEGQETVLAVEIDRAGFEWALRHSCLSHYVPGLHQDEAAWRRELRRAPARVQWDPERDLRLDPLPHRSLQLGLAGEAAARYADEWIVGIEDVTPLATRIHGLVRAGEPERAAALLPAERPYPVADEVLAHPRP; translated from the coding sequence GTGAACGAACGTCCAGTCGAACCCGAACCGAAGTTCCGCGTCCGCGCCCGCCACACGGAGTCCACGGTCACCGTCTACCAGGCCTACCGCCCGGGGATCGGCGGCCCGGCGGCCCGCACCGGCCGCTTCCCGTCCTCCTGGAAGCGGGAGAGGATGACCTGGATCAAGCCGTCCTTCCTGTGGATGATGTACCGCTGCGGCTGGGGCACCAAGGAGGGCCAGGAGACCGTCCTCGCCGTCGAGATCGACCGGGCCGGCTTCGAGTGGGCCCTGCGGCACTCCTGCCTGTCGCACTACGTGCCGGGCCTGCACCAGGACGAGGCCGCCTGGCGGCGGGAGCTGCGGCGGGCCCCGGCCCGCGTGCAGTGGGACCCGGAGCGGGACCTGCGCCTCGACCCGCTGCCGCACCGGTCGCTGCAGCTCGGCCTGGCGGGCGAGGCGGCCGCCCGGTACGCCGACGAGTGGATCGTCGGTATCGAGGACGTGACCCCGCTCGCCACGCGGATCCACGGCCTGGTGCGGGCCGGAGAGCCGGAGCGGGCGGCGGCGCTGCTCCCCGCCGAGCGGCCGTACCCGGTGGCCGACGAGGTGCTGGCGCACCCGCGGCCGTAG
- a CDS encoding DUF4442 domain-containing protein → MTVDSASMGDMLAATVPMVRTLNLEFVEVTPERAVLRLPDQPDYHNHIGGPHAGAMFTLAESASGAIVLAAFGDQLSRAVPLAVRAGIDYKKLAMGPVTATATLGRPAAEVVAELDAGRRPEFPVAIAIRREDGAVTGEMTVVWTLRLNG, encoded by the coding sequence ATGACTGTTGACAGCGCCTCGATGGGCGACATGCTGGCCGCCACGGTTCCCATGGTGCGCACCCTGAACCTGGAGTTCGTCGAGGTCACCCCGGAGCGTGCCGTGCTCCGGCTCCCGGACCAGCCGGACTACCACAACCACATCGGCGGCCCGCACGCCGGCGCCATGTTCACCCTGGCCGAGTCGGCCAGCGGCGCCATCGTCCTCGCCGCCTTCGGCGACCAGCTCTCGCGCGCGGTCCCGCTCGCCGTGCGGGCCGGGATCGACTACAAGAAGCTGGCCATGGGGCCGGTGACGGCCACCGCGACCCTGGGCCGGCCGGCCGCCGAGGTCGTCGCGGAGCTGGACGCGGGCCGGCGGCCGGAATTCCCGGTCGCGATCGCCATCCGGCGCGAGGACGGCGCCGTCACGGGCGAGATGACGGTGGTGTGGACCCTGCGGCTGAACGGCTGA
- a CDS encoding Gfo/Idh/MocA family protein, with protein MKVGCIGLGDIAQKAYLPVLGTQPGIDLHLQTRTPATLTRVADGLHLPPDRRHPTLDSLLDAGLDAAFVHAPTDVHPGIVTRLLEAGVPTYVDKPLAYELADSRRLVALAEQRGVSLRVGFNRRHAPGYAQCLDHPRELILMQKNRVGLPEEPRTMILDDFIHVVDTLRFLVPGPVDDVTVRARTEAGLLHHVVLQLAGDGFTALGVMNRLSGSAEEVLEVSGQETKRQVLNLAEVVDHKGQPTVRRRGDWVPVARQRGIEQAVLVFLDAVRAGEVLSARDALATHELCERVIRAVVDRPGAA; from the coding sequence GTGAAGGTCGGCTGCATCGGGCTCGGGGACATCGCGCAGAAGGCGTACCTTCCGGTGCTGGGCACGCAGCCGGGGATCGACCTCCACCTGCAGACCCGGACGCCCGCCACCCTGACCCGGGTCGCGGACGGCCTGCACCTGCCCCCGGACCGGCGGCACCCCACCCTGGACTCCCTGCTCGACGCGGGCCTCGACGCCGCCTTCGTGCACGCGCCCACCGACGTCCACCCCGGGATCGTCACCCGGCTGCTGGAGGCGGGCGTCCCCACCTACGTGGACAAACCGCTCGCCTACGAACTCGCCGACTCCCGGCGTCTGGTGGCCCTGGCCGAACAGCGCGGCGTCTCCCTCCGCGTGGGCTTCAACCGGCGCCACGCCCCGGGCTACGCGCAGTGCCTGGACCACCCGCGCGAGCTGATCCTCATGCAGAAGAACCGGGTCGGACTGCCGGAGGAGCCGCGCACGATGATCCTGGACGACTTCATCCACGTCGTCGACACGCTGCGGTTCCTGGTGCCGGGCCCCGTCGACGACGTGACCGTGCGCGCCCGCACCGAAGCCGGGCTCCTGCACCACGTGGTGCTCCAGCTGGCCGGCGACGGCTTCACCGCGCTCGGTGTGATGAACCGCCTCAGCGGCTCGGCCGAGGAGGTCCTGGAGGTCTCGGGCCAGGAGACCAAGCGCCAGGTGCTCAACCTGGCCGAGGTGGTCGACCACAAGGGACAGCCGACGGTGCGCCGGCGCGGCGACTGGGTGCCGGTGGCCCGGCAGCGCGGCATCGAGCAGGCGGTGCTGGTGTTCCTCGACGCGGTCCGCGCGGGCGAGGTGCTCAGCGCCCGGGACGCGCTGGCGACTCACGAACTGTGCGAGCGGGTGATACGGGCCGTCGTGGACCGGCCCGGCGCAGCCTGA
- a CDS encoding spermidine synthase — protein MNEAIPVTRTVDHGTAKLMPDVDRERAWLLTVDGAPQSYVDLDDPAHLEFEYARRLGHVLDTVAGPGKPLDAVHLGGGALTLPRYLAATRPGSRQEVVEADRALLELVAEHLPLPAGSGVALHAADARAWLETAPDDCADVLVADVFGGSRVPAHLTSLGYAREAERVLRPDGVYLANLADAAPFGFLRSQLATFAAVFEELVLIAEPAVLRGRRFGNAVLVAAHRPLDTAALARRAAADAFPARVEHGTALRDLTGSARPVDDRDAVPSPEPPGGAFGIG, from the coding sequence GTGAACGAAGCCATACCCGTGACCCGGACCGTCGACCACGGCACCGCCAAGCTGATGCCCGACGTCGACAGGGAGCGGGCCTGGCTGCTGACGGTCGACGGGGCGCCGCAGTCCTACGTCGACCTGGACGACCCCGCCCACCTGGAGTTCGAATACGCCCGGCGGCTGGGACACGTGCTGGACACGGTCGCCGGGCCCGGCAAGCCGCTGGACGCGGTGCACCTGGGCGGGGGAGCGCTGACCCTGCCCCGCTACCTCGCCGCGACCCGGCCCGGTTCCCGGCAGGAGGTCGTCGAGGCCGACCGCGCCCTGCTGGAACTGGTCGCCGAGCACCTGCCGTTGCCGGCGGGCTCGGGTGTCGCGCTGCACGCCGCCGACGCCCGGGCCTGGCTGGAGACCGCCCCGGACGACTGCGCCGACGTGCTGGTCGCCGACGTGTTCGGAGGCTCCCGGGTCCCCGCCCACCTCACCTCGCTCGGCTACGCCCGCGAGGCCGAGCGGGTGCTGCGCCCCGACGGGGTCTATCTGGCCAACCTGGCCGACGCGGCGCCGTTCGGCTTCCTGCGCTCCCAACTCGCCACCTTCGCGGCCGTGTTCGAGGAACTGGTGCTGATCGCCGAGCCGGCCGTGCTGCGCGGCCGCCGGTTCGGCAACGCGGTCCTCGTGGCCGCGCACCGGCCGCTCGACACGGCCGCCCTGGCCCGCCGCGCCGCCGCCGACGCCTTCCCGGCCCGCGTCGAGCACGGGACGGCGCTGCGGGACCTCACCGGCTCCGCCCGGCCGGTCGACGACCGCGACGCCGTACCGTCGCCCGAGCCCCCCGGCGGGGCGTTCGGCATCGGCTGA
- a CDS encoding gamma carbonic anhydrase family protein, with amino-acid sequence MTHKALIVGIGGKEPEVDPEAFVAPTASVIGDVRLHAGASVWYGAVVRGDVERITVGARANVQDNVTLHADPGFPVTVGERVSIGHNAVVHGATVEDDCLIGMGATVLNGAVIGAGSLVAAQALVPQGMVVPPGSLVAGVPARVKRELSQEEKEGVTLNGTLYAELARTHRDVHEGRRAQSPAPTGSASRSTG; translated from the coding sequence ATGACGCACAAGGCGCTGATCGTGGGCATCGGCGGCAAGGAGCCCGAGGTCGACCCGGAGGCGTTCGTGGCGCCCACGGCTTCGGTGATCGGCGACGTGAGGCTGCACGCGGGGGCGAGCGTCTGGTACGGGGCCGTGGTGCGCGGCGACGTCGAGCGGATCACCGTGGGCGCGCGGGCGAACGTGCAGGACAACGTCACGCTGCACGCCGACCCCGGGTTCCCGGTGACCGTCGGGGAGCGGGTGTCCATCGGGCACAACGCGGTGGTGCACGGGGCGACCGTGGAGGACGACTGCCTGATCGGGATGGGGGCGACCGTGCTCAACGGCGCCGTGATCGGGGCGGGCTCGCTCGTCGCCGCCCAGGCGCTGGTGCCGCAGGGGATGGTGGTCCCGCCTGGGTCACTGGTGGCGGGCGTGCCGGCCAGGGTGAAGCGGGAGCTGTCGCAGGAGGAGAAGGAGGGCGTCACCCTCAACGGCACCCTGTACGCGGAACTGGCGAGGACGCACCGGGACGTGCACGAGGGGCGGCGGGCTCAGTCCCCGGCGCCCACGGGCTCCGCCTCCCGCTCCACCGGCTGA